A window of Peromyscus eremicus chromosome 7, PerEre_H2_v1, whole genome shotgun sequence contains these coding sequences:
- the Oaf gene encoding out at first protein homolog, whose product MRPPGRRDVPSARPALPPLLLLLLSPLLLGAPRGVDAGSSAPAELRVRVKLPDGQVTEESLQADSDADSISLELRKPDGTLISFTADFKKDVKIFRALILGELEKGQNQFQALCFVTRLHHNEIIPSEAMAKLRQKNPRAVRQAEEVRGLEQLHMDIAVNFSQGGLLSPHIHNVCAEATDAIYTRQEDVRFWTERGVDSSVFEVLPKEQVELPRCGQVRDRGKPCACRYSLSLAWYPCMLKYCHSRDRPAPYKCGIRSCRKNYSFDFYVPQRQLCLWDEDP is encoded by the exons ATGCGGCCCCCCGGCCGCCGCGACGTCCCCTCGGCGCGCCCCGcgctgccgccgctgctgctgctgctgctgtcgcCGCTGCTGCTTGGGGCGCCGCGCGGCGTGGACGCGGGGAGCAGCGCGCCGGCCGAGCTGCGGGTCCGTGTGAAGCTGCCCGACGGCCAGGTGACCGAGGAGAGCCTGCAGGCGGACAGCGACGCCGACAGCATCAGCCTCGAGCTGCGCAAACCCGACGGCACTCTCATCTCCTTCACCGCCGATTTCAAGAAG GACGTGAAGATCTTCCGAGCCCTGATCCtgggggagctggagaagggACAGAATCAGTTCCAGGCGCTCTGCTTTGTCACCCGGCTGCACCACAATGAGATCATCCCCAGTGAGGCCATGGCCAAGCTCCGGCAG AAAAACCCCCGTGCCGTGCGGCAGGCTGAAGAAGTGCGGGGTCTGGAGCAGTTACACATGGACATCGCCGTGAACTTCAGCCAGGGGGGCCTGCTGAGTCCTCATATCCACAATGTATGTGCTGAGGCCACTGATGCCATCTACACCCGCCAGGAAGATGTCCGGTTCTGGACAGAGCGAG GTGTGGACAGTTCTGTGTTCGAGGTTCTGCCCAAGGAGCAGGTGGAGTTGCCTCGCTGTGGGCAAGTGAGGGACCGAGGAAAGCCCTGTGCCTGCCGCTACAGTCTGAGCCTGGCCTGGTACCCTTGCATGCTCAAGTACTGCCACAGCCGTGACCGGCCAGCACCCTACAAGTGTGGCATCCGAAGCTGCAGGAAAAACTACAGCTTTGACTTCTACGTACCCCAGAGGCAGCTGTGCCTCTGGGATGAGGACCCCTAA